In Lacinutrix sp. Bg11-31, the DNA window GCTCATTATTTGTTTACGCAATTTCTTTTCTGGCAAAAAGATATTGATAATATTACCTTTACTCTTACTCATTTTTGCGCCATCTGTTCCAGGAATAAGCATGGTACTCTCTTGTATTTTCCCTTCTGGCATTACAAATGTTTCACCCATTTTAGCATGAAAACGAGAAGCAACATCACGTGTCATTTCTATGTGTTGCAATTGGTCTTTCCCTACAGGTATAATTTCGGCATCGTATAACAAAATATCTGCTGCCATAAGCATAGGGTAGGTAAACAAACCAGCGTTTACATCTTCTAAACGGTCTGCTTTATCTTTAAAACTATGCGCTAATGTTAAACGTTGGTATGGAAAAAAACAACTTAAGTACCAAGATAACTCTGTAGTTTGTGGTATATCACTTTGTCTATAAAACACTGTTTTATCAATATCTAAACCAAGAGCCAACCAGGTTGCAGCTGTAGAGTATGTGTTATTACGTAACGTTTCTCCATCTTTAATTTGTGTAAGCGAATGCATATCTGCTATAAACAAATACGATTCGTTCGCTGTATCGTTAGCTAAAGCCATTGCTGGCATTAATGCGCCTAAAATATTTCCTAAATGTGGTGTTCCTGTACTTTGTATTCCTGTAAGTATTCTTGCCATAATTTTACCTATACCTTAACTCTACTCTACCTAAACATTAGTAGAAGTTTTTTTTAGTTAATTAAAAAACAAAGGTATTTTTTTTCAATTAAAATAGCTCAAAACAATTATGTATTTTTGACGCTTATGGTTGTATTTAAATACATTTTCTGGTTTTTATACCGTATTTGGTTTTACATAATGGTTGCATTACCAATTATTTTCATGTTTCCTTTTCTAATAGTCTCTATTTTAAAAGAATCTTGGTATCCCTATTTCTTTAAGTTAGCGCGTATTTGGGCACGTTGTATTTTAATAGGCATGGGCTTTAATACTAAAATAACAAGAGAACAAATGCCAGAAATAAACAAGAGTTATATGTTTATTGCCAACCACACCTCTATGGTAGACATTATGCTAATGTTGGTTACTGTTAAAAATCCATTTGTTTTTGTTGGTAAAGCAGAACTCGCAAAGATTCCGTTATTTGGTTTTTTCTATAAGCGTACCGCTATTTTAGTAGATAGAAACAACCAAAAAAGCAGACAAGCTGTGTTTTTAAGAGCGCAAAGACGACTAAAACAAGGCTTAAGTATTTGTATTTTCCCAGAAGGTTTAGTTCCCGAAGAACACATTCTTTTAACCGATTTTAAAGATGGTGCTTTCCGCTTAGCAATTAATCATCAAATACCCATAGTGCCTATTACTTTTGGTGATAATAAAAAGCGTTTTTCTTATACATTTTTTAGCGGAAGTCCAGGACAAATGAGAGCTGAAATTCATAAATTTATTGAGACCGAAGGCTTAACAAAGCATGATGCTAAAGCTATTAATGCAGAGTCTAAATCTGTTATTTATAATCAGTTGTTGGAGTTTGGGAGTAAGTAGCCTAAGCTAATGATCTTTAGATTAAAAGCAATGGGTTTTTATTTTTAGCAAAATTTATAAGATTGCCACGTCGCAAAAATCCCCTCGCAATAACAGATGCGAACAAGCATTTTGTGTAAGCGACTGTACACTATTATTTAAAACCCACGCTCCTGTTGCAACTGCTCGTAAGCCTTTTGTACTTGCTTAAACTTATCTTCGGCTCCTTTTTTATGCTCTTCTCCTAAGTGTTCTACTTTGTCTGGGTGGTATTTTTTAGCCATATTTCTATAGGCTTTTTTAATTTCGCCTGTAGTAGCAGACTTTGTGATTTCTAAAATTTCGTAAGCATTATCGCTACTGTTATAAAACATCGCTTTTATACTATTATAATCGCGAGAACTAACGCCAAGGTAACCTGCTATTGTGAAGATTTGTCGTTCTTCGTCATCGGTTACCATACCATCGGCTTTTGCGATACCGAATAAAAAGTGCATAAGTTGTAAACGAGACGAGTGATCCATCATTTGCTGTATTTGCATACATACTTGACGCAATGGAACGGTTTGCTGGCTCACTTTTTTAAATAATTCGAATGCTTTGTTGGCTCTATCTTTGCCATACATACCAACAAATTGTTTTCGCACAAAGTCTAATTCTCTTTGGTCTTGTACGCCATCCGCCTTTATAACTACTGTTGCTAGAATTAGTAAACTAACTTCAAAATCTCCAGAGGTTGTTTGTGCTCTTCTTTGTTGTTGTGTTCTATAGTTTGGTCTTCTGCCTTGTTGCTGTTGCGAATCATCGCCTTGACCTAAAAATATGTTTCCTTTTCCTGATGCTAAAGCATCTCCTAATCCACCAAGTGCTAATCCTATTATTGCTCCTATTGGTCCTCCAAAAGACCAACCTATTGTGGCACCAATCCATTTTAATCCACTCATTATCCTGTTATTATTTTTAAGATTGTAAATATAATACTTTGTTAGTTGTCAATTCCTTTGTTTTGTTACGACTATTAGCTGGTAAGAGCGTTAAGGATGGAACGGCGTGTTTGAGCTCTTTTTTGTTTTTCTCAAAAAAAGCGAGTAGTGATAGCCTGACCTTATGGCACCATAGTGACATAAGGTAACGCCATAATAATTATTGCATGGTTTTTGATTAACTTTGTACAAATAGAATATTAATATAAAAATTAGAAAGATATGTATCCAGCAGAAATGGTAAAACCTATGAGCGAAGATTTAACAAACGCAGGTTTTGAAGCATTACATACAGCAGCGTCTGTTGACGAAGCGATAAAAAGAGAAGGAACTACGTTAGTGGTTGTAAATTCAGTTTGTGGTTGTGCAGCAGCAAATGCGCGTCCAGGTGCAAAAATGAGTTTAAATAATGATAAAAAACCTACTAATATCGTAACTGTTTTTGCAGGTGTAGATAAAGATGCGGTTAACCAAGCGAGAGCACATATGGTACCTTTTCCTCCAAGTTCGCCAAGTATGGCTTTGTTTAAAAATGGAGAATTAGTACACATGTTAGAGCGCCATCATATTGAAGGTCGTCCTGCAGAATTAATTGCAGAAAATCTTGTAGATGCTTATAACGAGCATTGCTAAGAGTTAAATAACAGAAAATTACTTTGCTTTTTAAGCTAAGTATTACAGAAAAACCACGTTTTTTAAACGTGGTTTTTCTATTTTTGGAGGATAGATTTTTATATTAAAATGAGAAAAATTTTAGCATATCCATTAACTTGTATTTATTACCTATTTTTTGGGTTATCGTTACTTGTTTTTCATCCAATACAATGGTTTTGTTTTAATGTATTTGGGTATAACGCTCTTAAAAAAAGCGTAGACCTTTTACAGTTTTGTTTAATGCGTTGCTTAAACTGTTTAGGTACTTGGCATACGTTTATAAATCCTTATAAATTAGACACATCTCAACCTGTTATTATTGTTTCTAATCACCAAAGTATGGCAGATATTCCGCCATTAATGTGGTATTTTAGAAAACATCATGTAAAATTTGTTAGCAAAAAGGAATTAGGAAAAGGTATTCCAAGTGTTTCTTACAATTTACGCCATGGAGGATCGGCTTTAATAGACCGTAAAAACCCGAGACAAGCTATTGTTGCTATTAGAAAATTTGCAGATTATATAGAATCTACAAATAGAGCAGCAGTTATTTTTCCTGAAGGCACTAGAAGTCGCGATGGAAGACCTAAAAAATTTCAAACTAAAGGTTTGGAAACACTAATAAAATATATACCAAGCGCAGTTATTGTTCCTGTAACGATTAATAATTCTTGGAAGAATTTACGTTATGGAAAATTTCCATTGGGAATAGGAAATAATATTATTATTAATGCTCATAAACCTGTTAAATTAAGTGATTTTGAAACACAGGAATTATTATTAGCATATATTGAAACTACTATAAAAAACAGTATAAAACTTTAAGATTATGTCATTAAAAAATATAAGATTAGAAGTAATGTCGTTTTTAGAAAAGGACATAGAAACACTAATAGAAAAATATTTAATTCCTCCTGAAACTATATGGCAACCTACGGATTTTTTACCAAATTCTGAAGGCCCAAACTTCCTTGAAGAAGTTAAAGAAATTAGAGAGCTTTCTAAAGAATTACCTTACGATTTCTGGGTGGTTTTAGTTGGTGATATGATTACTGAAGAAGCGCTACCAACCTA includes these proteins:
- a CDS encoding BrxA/BrxB family bacilliredoxin: MYPAEMVKPMSEDLTNAGFEALHTAASVDEAIKREGTTLVVVNSVCGCAAANARPGAKMSLNNDKKPTNIVTVFAGVDKDAVNQARAHMVPFPPSSPSMALFKNGELVHMLERHHIEGRPAELIAENLVDAYNEHC
- a CDS encoding TerB family tellurite resistance protein; the encoded protein is MSGLKWIGATIGWSFGGPIGAIIGLALGGLGDALASGKGNIFLGQGDDSQQQQGRRPNYRTQQQRRAQTTSGDFEVSLLILATVVIKADGVQDQRELDFVRKQFVGMYGKDRANKAFELFKKVSQQTVPLRQVCMQIQQMMDHSSRLQLMHFLFGIAKADGMVTDDEERQIFTIAGYLGVSSRDYNSIKAMFYNSSDNAYEILEITKSATTGEIKKAYRNMAKKYHPDKVEHLGEEHKKGAEDKFKQVQKAYEQLQQERGF
- a CDS encoding 1-acyl-sn-glycerol-3-phosphate acyltransferase, which codes for MVVFKYIFWFLYRIWFYIMVALPIIFMFPFLIVSILKESWYPYFFKLARIWARCILIGMGFNTKITREQMPEINKSYMFIANHTSMVDIMLMLVTVKNPFVFVGKAELAKIPLFGFFYKRTAILVDRNNQKSRQAVFLRAQRRLKQGLSICIFPEGLVPEEHILLTDFKDGAFRLAINHQIPIVPITFGDNKKRFSYTFFSGSPGQMRAEIHKFIETEGLTKHDAKAINAESKSVIYNQLLEFGSK
- the trpS gene encoding tryptophan--tRNA ligase; this translates as MARILTGIQSTGTPHLGNILGALMPAMALANDTANESYLFIADMHSLTQIKDGETLRNNTYSTAATWLALGLDIDKTVFYRQSDIPQTTELSWYLSCFFPYQRLTLAHSFKDKADRLEDVNAGLFTYPMLMAADILLYDAEIIPVGKDQLQHIEMTRDVASRFHAKMGETFVMPEGKIQESTMLIPGTDGAKMSKSKGNIINIFLPEKKLRKQIMSIETDSTPLEEPKDWATCNCFTIYSLLASEEEIAAMKANYENGNYGYGHAKQALFELILKTFETERERYNFYMDNLDKIDEALAKGAEKAKVVANAVLSRVRAKVGY
- a CDS encoding 1-acyl-sn-glycerol-3-phosphate acyltransferase, which codes for MRKILAYPLTCIYYLFFGLSLLVFHPIQWFCFNVFGYNALKKSVDLLQFCLMRCLNCLGTWHTFINPYKLDTSQPVIIVSNHQSMADIPPLMWYFRKHHVKFVSKKELGKGIPSVSYNLRHGGSALIDRKNPRQAIVAIRKFADYIESTNRAAVIFPEGTRSRDGRPKKFQTKGLETLIKYIPSAVIVPVTINNSWKNLRYGKFPLGIGNNIIINAHKPVKLSDFETQELLLAYIETTIKNSIKL